A portion of the Haemophilus influenzae genome contains these proteins:
- the glgC gene encoding glucose-1-phosphate adenylyltransferase produces the protein MKSGDLNKYDLVKNTLVLVLAGGRGSRLHELTDKRAKPALYFGGNRRIIDFALSNCINSGLNRIGVVTQYAAHSLLRHLQTGWSFLPQERGEFVDMLPARQQIDDSTWYRGTADAVYQNMAIIKNHYRPKYILILAGDHIYKQDYSVMLMDHVNSGAKCTVGCIEVPRSEAHEFGVMAVNENLKVKAFVEKPKDPPVMVGKPDVSLASMGIYVFDADYLYKMLEQEVNTPQTSHDFGKDVLPKCLEEGTLYAHPFSRSCMGRNTEGEIYWRDVGTLDSFWQSNIDLVSENPQLDIYDQNWPIRGNPIQAYPSKFFYKHSNVHPVDNSLIGGGCVITDASISNSVLFDHIKIDAFSKVDHCVVLPQVKIGKNCVLKNCIIDRECEIPDGMQIGVDIEEDKKRFRISSTGKVILVISKMLKKLEGYEIGEEGHLD, from the coding sequence ATGAAATCTGGCGACCTTAACAAATATGATTTAGTTAAAAACACTTTGGTGCTTGTTCTCGCAGGTGGACGTGGTTCACGTTTACACGAATTGACAGATAAACGTGCAAAACCAGCTCTTTATTTTGGTGGTAATCGTCGTATCATTGATTTCGCACTTTCTAACTGCATTAACTCAGGTTTAAACCGAATTGGGGTCGTGACTCAATATGCGGCACACTCCTTGCTTCGTCATTTGCAAACAGGCTGGTCTTTTTTGCCACAAGAGAGAGGGGAATTTGTCGATATGTTGCCAGCTCGTCAGCAAATTGACGATTCCACTTGGTATCGTGGCACGGCGGATGCGGTATATCAAAATATGGCTATTATTAAAAATCACTATCGCCCAAAATATATTTTGATCTTAGCAGGCGACCATATTTACAAACAAGATTACAGTGTGATGTTAATGGATCACGTCAATAGTGGGGCGAAATGTACCGTTGGTTGCATTGAAGTGCCACGTTCTGAGGCTCACGAATTTGGTGTGATGGCAGTAAACGAAAACTTGAAAGTGAAAGCCTTTGTGGAAAAACCGAAAGATCCGCCAGTCATGGTGGGCAAACCTGATGTTTCGCTTGCCTCAATGGGGATTTATGTATTTGATGCTGATTATCTTTATAAAATGCTTGAGCAGGAAGTTAATACCCCGCAAACTAGCCACGATTTCGGTAAAGATGTGTTGCCAAAATGTTTAGAAGAAGGCACGCTTTATGCTCACCCATTCAGCCGTTCTTGTATGGGACGCAACACCGAAGGCGAAATTTACTGGCGTGATGTAGGGACGCTTGATAGTTTCTGGCAATCCAATATCGATTTAGTCTCTGAAAATCCACAATTAGATATTTATGACCAAAACTGGCCAATTCGTGGTAATCCTATTCAGGCTTATCCATCAAAATTTTTCTACAAACACTCCAATGTGCATCCAGTGGATAACTCACTTATCGGCGGCGGTTGTGTGATTACCGATGCTTCGATCAGCAATTCTGTGTTATTCGACCATATTAAAATTGACGCATTTTCAAAAGTGGATCACTGCGTGGTGTTACCGCAAGTTAAAATCGGCAAAAATTGTGTGTTGAAAAATTGTATTATTGATCGTGAATGTGAAATTCCTGATGGTATGCAAATTGGTGTGGATATAGAAGAAGATAAAAAACGCTTCCGTATTAGCTCAACAGGTAAAGTGATTCTTGTGATCTCGAAAATGTTAAAGAAACTTGAGGGATACGAGATTGGCGAAGAAGGACATTTAGATTAG